A genomic window from Actinomycetaceae bacterium MB13-C1-2 includes:
- the deoD gene encoding purine-nucleoside phosphorylase, which translates to MATPHISAEKGDFAPAVLMPGDPRRAERIAKQLFTDPKLVTDVRGMLGFTGEIDGRPLSVMGSGMGMPSIGIYSYELFSQYDVQRIIRVGTCGGISPKVKVGDTIIGMGAHTDSNYNQVRIPGINYSATAAYNLVRAAADAAADDPTVFVGPIVSHDHFYLEVPGQTEALAEYGVLGVEMEAAGLYGNASQLGKEALTVLTVSDHLLDGSQDMTAEERETKFQTALKLAVAAAFA; encoded by the coding sequence ATGGCAACCCCTCACATCTCCGCCGAAAAGGGCGATTTCGCTCCCGCTGTGCTCATGCCGGGCGATCCCCGCAGAGCGGAACGGATCGCAAAACAGCTCTTTACCGATCCCAAACTGGTCACCGATGTTCGCGGCATGCTGGGCTTTACCGGTGAGATCGACGGGCGCCCCTTGTCTGTCATGGGTTCGGGAATGGGAATGCCCTCCATCGGCATCTACTCATACGAACTCTTTAGCCAATATGACGTACAGCGCATCATCCGCGTCGGAACCTGCGGCGGAATCTCCCCCAAAGTCAAAGTTGGCGACACGATTATCGGTATGGGTGCCCACACAGATTCGAACTACAACCAGGTACGCATCCCAGGAATCAACTACTCTGCCACCGCAGCATACAATCTGGTCCGCGCGGCCGCCGACGCCGCAGCCGATGATCCGACCGTGTTCGTTGGGCCCATCGTTAGCCACGATCACTTCTACCTGGAGGTCCCGGGCCAAACCGAAGCGTTGGCAGAATATGGTGTGCTCGGCGTCGAAATGGAAGCTGCCGGTCTGTACGGCAATGCTTCTCAGCTTGGAAAAGAGGCCCTGACCGTCCTCACCGTTTCTGACCACCTACTCGACGGATCACAGGACATGACCGCAGAGGAACGAGAAACCAAGTTCCAGACTGCACTGAAGCTAGCGGTAGCAGCGGCGTTCGCGTAG
- a CDS encoding HAD-IIB family hydrolase, with protein sequence MNKDADPQTLLKKSDWKLVAFDLDDTLAPSKSPLPEPMATALRRLLDVGEVAVISGGALPQFRLQLLDNLGASADELSRLHLLPTCGTQYLRFDQGKLEEVYAHHLSKQQRDEAIQVLADAANELGLWEAAPWGDIIEDRGSQITFSALGQKAPLDAKRAWDPTGEKKSSLVAKVAPLLPELEVRGGGSTSVDITAKGIDKAYGMNALLGITGYDKNQMLFIGDRLDPGGNDYPVRAAGWPTFAVDSWQETVVAVTQIATAIDRDQSR encoded by the coding sequence GTGAACAAAGATGCTGATCCTCAGACTCTGCTCAAGAAGTCGGACTGGAAGCTGGTCGCTTTCGACCTTGACGATACGTTGGCGCCCTCAAAGTCTCCGCTCCCCGAACCAATGGCAACGGCTCTTCGCCGTCTTTTGGATGTAGGCGAGGTAGCGGTAATTTCTGGGGGCGCACTGCCGCAGTTCCGTCTACAACTACTAGACAACCTTGGGGCAAGCGCCGACGAGCTTTCTCGACTGCATCTGCTTCCGACCTGCGGCACCCAGTATCTTCGATTCGACCAAGGGAAGCTTGAGGAGGTCTACGCTCACCATCTCTCGAAGCAACAGCGCGATGAAGCAATTCAGGTACTGGCCGATGCCGCGAACGAACTGGGACTGTGGGAGGCCGCCCCCTGGGGTGACATTATTGAGGACCGTGGTTCACAGATTACTTTCTCTGCCCTGGGACAAAAGGCACCACTGGACGCGAAGCGTGCCTGGGATCCTACGGGGGAGAAGAAAAGCTCCCTGGTCGCAAAGGTGGCACCTCTTCTGCCTGAGCTAGAGGTTCGCGGGGGTGGGTCAACTTCAGTTGACATCACCGCGAAGGGGATCGACAAGGCTTACGGAATGAATGCGCTTTTGGGCATCACGGGATATGACAAGAACCAGATGCTTTTCATCGGTGACCGGCTGGATCCGGGCGGAAATGACTACCCGGTACGGGCCGCTGGCTGGCCCACGTTCGCCGTGGATAGTTGGCAAGAAACCGTTGTCGCCGTAACTCAAATCGCGACCGCAATTGATCGCGACCAGTCCCGCTAG
- a CDS encoding DUF3043 domain-containing protein: protein MAKKNEEQTDITDSAAPSGKKSTPTRSRREAELANRRPLVPNDRKLAKQIERQKRDEAYARERVALETGDERYLPVRDKGPIRRYVRDWLDARWSISEFLLPAMILFLGGVLILTFVKLDERVVSYIMVGLMVLFYALLAISIVEGIIVWLRMKSRLKKLYPDTPIPKGTWFYMYTRMVMARRWRSPKPQVARGQFPDPDGSRSTARKAKEDKSRD from the coding sequence GTGGCAAAGAAGAACGAAGAACAGACCGACATCACGGATTCGGCGGCGCCCTCTGGAAAGAAGTCGACACCGACACGATCTCGCAGAGAGGCGGAGCTGGCGAACCGTCGTCCCCTGGTTCCAAATGACAGGAAACTCGCCAAGCAGATCGAGCGCCAAAAGAGGGACGAGGCGTACGCTCGTGAACGGGTGGCCCTAGAAACCGGTGATGAACGCTATCTTCCGGTGCGGGACAAGGGTCCGATCCGCAGATACGTCCGCGACTGGCTCGACGCGCGTTGGTCGATATCGGAGTTCTTGCTGCCCGCCATGATCCTGTTCCTCGGCGGGGTTCTAATCCTTACTTTCGTCAAGCTAGACGAGCGCGTGGTCAGCTACATAATGGTCGGGCTGATGGTGTTGTTCTATGCCCTGTTAGCCATTTCGATCGTTGAGGGAATCATCGTCTGGCTCCGCATGAAGAGCCGTCTAAAGAAGCTTTACCCAGATACGCCAATTCCTAAAGGCACCTGGTTCTACATGTACACCAGAATGGTTATGGCGCGCCGTTGGCGCTCCCCCAAACCACAGGTTGCGCGCGGGCAGTTCCCTGATCCGGATGGCTCCCGCTCTACCGCCAGAAAAGCGAAGGAAGACAAGTCTAGGGACTAG
- a CDS encoding M20/M25/M40 family metallo-hydrolase, which translates to MMTPEELTQRIDQGFDTEVAFLTDLVKIQSISSDSSKAGEVLRSAEFVRDSFASLGLDAVVRTAPMANGEPGRPAVIARSERDPEKPTVLLYAHHDVQPVGDVSRWASDPFVAEIRDDRIYGRGTSDDGAGVAVHLSALKAFAGELPVNVIVYVEGEEEVGSPSFKSFLETYRDQLEADVIIVADSGNWTTEIPAITSSLRGVSSVDVTVRVLEHAVHSGMFGGPILDAVTIASRLIATLHDEEGNVAVSGLGGSSVAEVDWSEEEYRRDASVVDGYRLAGVGDLAARVWTMPAVSVIGMDVTTVEDSANAIIPQCRFRLSMRTVPGVSTADSLKALKEHLTANVPFGAEISVHSVEEGPSYTADLNSPEAEMLREALTSAYGAQAVAIGQGGSIPFIAEFERVFPEATVLVTGVEDPSTNAHSEDESQSLAVLRNATLAEAFLLVELGRMGE; encoded by the coding sequence ATGATGACACCAGAAGAACTAACGCAACGTATTGACCAGGGATTCGACACAGAGGTTGCCTTTCTCACGGACCTGGTAAAGATTCAGTCGATTTCATCCGATTCCTCTAAGGCGGGCGAGGTTCTTCGCTCAGCTGAGTTCGTCCGCGACTCGTTCGCCTCGCTTGGTTTAGATGCCGTGGTCCGCACCGCTCCAATGGCAAACGGGGAACCTGGGCGCCCTGCGGTCATTGCCAGAAGTGAGCGCGATCCCGAAAAGCCAACCGTTCTTCTTTACGCTCACCATGACGTGCAACCGGTGGGGGACGTGTCGCGATGGGCATCTGATCCATTCGTCGCTGAGATTCGAGATGACCGAATCTACGGTCGCGGAACCTCTGATGATGGTGCCGGAGTCGCGGTACACCTGTCCGCGTTGAAAGCCTTCGCAGGGGAGCTACCTGTCAACGTCATCGTCTACGTCGAAGGAGAGGAAGAGGTGGGGTCGCCCTCATTCAAGAGTTTTCTCGAGACGTACCGAGACCAGTTGGAGGCCGACGTGATTATCGTTGCGGACTCGGGGAACTGGACCACGGAGATTCCGGCGATCACTTCCTCACTACGCGGAGTTTCGTCTGTCGACGTTACAGTGCGGGTTCTGGAACACGCGGTTCACTCGGGAATGTTTGGTGGCCCGATCCTAGACGCCGTGACTATCGCATCGCGTCTGATTGCGACTCTTCATGACGAGGAAGGAAACGTGGCAGTCTCGGGTCTCGGTGGAAGTTCGGTGGCCGAGGTCGATTGGAGCGAGGAAGAGTATCGCCGAGACGCTTCTGTAGTTGACGGATACAGGCTCGCCGGTGTCGGTGATCTCGCGGCGCGAGTGTGGACCATGCCTGCGGTATCCGTGATTGGAATGGACGTGACCACTGTCGAAGACTCGGCAAACGCGATCATTCCGCAGTGCAGGTTTCGACTGAGCATGCGCACTGTGCCGGGGGTGTCGACCGCCGACTCCTTGAAGGCACTGAAGGAACATCTGACTGCAAACGTTCCGTTCGGTGCCGAGATCAGTGTTCACAGCGTGGAAGAAGGGCCCTCGTACACGGCCGACCTCAATAGTCCCGAAGCGGAAATGCTCCGCGAAGCCCTCACCAGCGCATATGGAGCTCAGGCTGTTGCGATCGGCCAAGGAGGTTCCATTCCATTCATCGCTGAGTTTGAACGAGTGTTCCCAGAGGCGACCGTCCTGGTAACAGGTGTCGAGGACCCCTCAACCAACGCCCACTCTGAGGACGAGTCGCAGTCGTTGGCTGTTCTACGCAACGCAACTCTGGCCGAGGCATTTCTGCTGGTTGAACTCGGCCGAATGGGAGAGTAG
- a CDS encoding glycerate kinase encodes MRVLVIGHWDLSAEDLSGKDDLSGQVLQWLANEPNIEGRPEANVRALQGIVEGIRASVDASVGASLQLRLLPFGPASAFVEALAQDGAISGNFRHIVSGRREASSVGIGSELRDLGDFKGTVLVEGGHSWSHDWGMGLLGALAGEPLLSLDDSSAKLEAAVESARSTLAGRTIVVASSTSRPLLGVGGTGYVAPDLSLRQNYSSGSEHEKAISRWAQVLKGASQRTVDALRAINLTPIESRIRTEIAGPGPVSPSPVAAAVDPTLLEGSGVAGGSGALLAALGVPIRSTWETLSTLSQLPKLVGEADLIVAVEPHLDSPNLVDSALRKVCALASLDAVPVVAVATQSSLSGPERADIGLHGVSLIRAGTRDPFVDVGRRIAQTWIR; translated from the coding sequence ATGCGGGTCCTGGTAATTGGACACTGGGACCTTAGCGCCGAGGATCTCTCTGGGAAGGACGACCTCTCTGGACAGGTCTTGCAGTGGCTCGCAAACGAACCAAATATCGAGGGGCGCCCCGAAGCAAACGTTCGTGCGCTACAGGGGATTGTCGAGGGAATTCGTGCTTCGGTGGATGCCAGCGTCGGAGCATCGCTGCAACTGCGACTTCTTCCATTTGGTCCGGCATCGGCCTTTGTGGAGGCGCTCGCGCAAGACGGAGCAATCTCAGGAAACTTCAGACACATAGTCTCAGGTCGCAGAGAGGCTTCATCGGTAGGCATCGGTTCGGAGCTTCGTGACCTTGGAGATTTCAAAGGAACCGTGCTTGTAGAAGGGGGACACTCCTGGTCGCACGACTGGGGAATGGGGCTGCTCGGGGCATTGGCAGGGGAACCCCTGCTGAGTCTCGACGACAGTTCCGCAAAGCTTGAGGCCGCAGTTGAGTCCGCGCGATCGACATTGGCGGGCCGCACAATCGTTGTCGCTAGTTCAACGTCTCGTCCGCTACTCGGCGTTGGAGGCACCGGATACGTCGCACCGGATCTTTCTCTTAGGCAAAACTACTCGTCTGGTAGTGAACACGAAAAAGCGATCAGTCGATGGGCGCAAGTGCTAAAGGGGGCGAGTCAGAGGACGGTTGATGCCCTGCGAGCTATAAACCTGACTCCGATCGAGTCGCGAATACGCACCGAAATTGCCGGGCCCGGTCCAGTTTCCCCTTCGCCGGTCGCGGCAGCCGTGGACCCGACCCTGTTGGAAGGGTCCGGAGTCGCTGGGGGGAGCGGAGCACTACTTGCCGCACTCGGAGTCCCGATCCGCTCGACCTGGGAGACTCTCTCCACGCTGTCCCAACTCCCTAAACTGGTGGGCGAGGCTGATCTGATCGTTGCCGTGGAGCCTCATCTAGACTCCCCAAACCTGGTGGATTCGGCTCTGCGCAAAGTGTGTGCGCTTGCCTCGCTGGACGCCGTTCCTGTTGTCGCTGTCGCGACACAGTCATCCCTGTCGGGGCCCGAGCGGGCGGATATTGGGTTACACGGAGTCTCCTTGATCCGAGCGGGAACACGGGACCCCTTCGTCGATGTCGGCAGACGAATTGCACAGACCTGGATTCGTTAG
- the erpA gene encoding iron-sulfur cluster insertion protein ErpA, whose protein sequence is MSDLLTELPTHEVKISEAAADKVRSLLEQEGRDDLRLRIAVQPGGCSGLIYQLYFDDRLLDGDAVVDFDGVEVVVDRMSSPYLSGAVIDFSDSIERMGFTIDNPNAGSTCACGESFH, encoded by the coding sequence ATGAGCGATCTGCTAACTGAACTGCCCACTCACGAGGTGAAGATTTCCGAGGCGGCGGCGGACAAGGTCCGTAGCCTGCTTGAACAAGAGGGACGTGATGATCTCCGTCTGCGCATAGCTGTTCAACCCGGCGGTTGTTCCGGCCTGATCTACCAGCTCTACTTTGATGATCGGCTACTCGATGGGGATGCTGTCGTTGACTTCGATGGCGTGGAGGTAGTTGTAGACCGCATGAGTTCTCCCTATTTGAGCGGCGCCGTAATCGACTTCTCTGACTCGATTGAGCGCATGGGCTTCACCATTGACAATCCGAATGCAGGCAGCACTTGCGCCTGTGGTGAGTCCTTCCACTAG
- a CDS encoding FKBP-type peptidyl-prolyl cis-trans isomerase: protein MATSALGLAGCSSSDPNSVGATQQSETEALVEGPEVNRNPDFEVPTVSGEWGQVPQIKTVEGDPPKELVAKLITPGDGAEVPAGGLVTIHYTGFLWDGKTFDSSFNHGDQAMTLSLNSVIDGWKYGLPGAKVGDRVLLIVPPEYGYGSAEQGNIPADSTLIFVVDIVDVPGADLTPLKEATAVDEELPEGLKITGALGEAPVVVYQEGAVAPTEQIELTLAKGSGAAVTSSDSVVYHYTGSYWGSQSASESTWQTGPTVQPAQDTVFLGHNVGDRILFVFPPQDESSPALVMIVDIVAVY from the coding sequence GTGGCCACTTCTGCCTTGGGTCTAGCGGGTTGCTCATCGTCTGATCCGAACTCGGTCGGCGCAACCCAGCAGTCCGAGACTGAAGCCCTGGTGGAGGGTCCCGAGGTCAATAGGAATCCCGACTTCGAGGTTCCGACCGTGTCGGGTGAGTGGGGGCAGGTTCCGCAGATTAAGACGGTCGAGGGTGATCCACCAAAGGAACTGGTGGCGAAACTCATTACTCCCGGAGACGGGGCCGAGGTTCCGGCTGGCGGCCTAGTCACCATCCACTACACCGGGTTCCTATGGGACGGAAAGACGTTTGACTCCTCGTTCAACCACGGGGATCAGGCGATGACGCTCAGTTTGAACAGTGTCATCGATGGGTGGAAGTACGGTCTTCCAGGGGCAAAGGTTGGGGATCGCGTCCTGCTGATCGTTCCTCCCGAGTACGGATACGGATCGGCTGAACAGGGAAATATCCCCGCGGACTCTACGCTCATCTTCGTCGTAGACATCGTTGACGTTCCCGGTGCGGATTTGACACCGCTGAAGGAGGCCACCGCAGTAGACGAGGAACTTCCTGAAGGTTTGAAGATCACCGGCGCTTTGGGCGAGGCTCCAGTGGTTGTCTACCAGGAGGGGGCAGTCGCTCCCACCGAGCAGATCGAACTCACTCTGGCCAAGGGCAGTGGTGCCGCAGTCACTTCATCAGATTCGGTTGTTTACCACTACACGGGCTCCTACTGGGGTTCTCAAAGTGCCTCTGAGAGTACTTGGCAGACCGGGCCGACAGTCCAGCCCGCCCAGGACACGGTGTTCTTGGGCCACAATGTCGGTGACCGCATTCTGTTTGTCTTCCCCCCGCAGGACGAGTCGAGTCCCGCATTGGTCATGATTGTTGACATCGTCGCGGTCTACTAG
- the trpD gene encoding anthranilate phosphoribosyltransferase, translating into MSSWEKIAQDLVGGKPLDYRQSRDLMSLIMSGSLDEVRLASFLSFLALRGVEVPELQGLADEMRSLALNINLPTDVVDIVGTGGDRANTVNISTMAAIVIAAAGLPVVKHGNRASTSACGSADVLEELGVNLELEIPEIEDVFEETGIAFLFANKFHPSMRHAARVRRELAFPTVFNVLGPLTNPAKPQISVVGVAKEGFAPLVAGVFAERGTSAYVFRGAEFGLDEMTTAEPTEIWEVRNGTIEHRVVDVTEVFGLPRASITQLRGGKPGENAAIARRVLAGEAGPVADAVALNTSLALMAADTDPAGSFEDRLVKAMGAATEVLSSGAATQTLDRWVAATNAK; encoded by the coding sequence ATGAGTTCGTGGGAAAAGATCGCACAGGACCTCGTAGGAGGTAAGCCACTCGACTACCGACAGTCCCGGGATTTGATGTCTCTGATAATGTCAGGTTCCCTGGACGAGGTTCGCTTGGCGTCGTTCCTCTCATTCCTGGCCTTGCGTGGTGTAGAGGTTCCCGAGCTGCAAGGACTAGCGGACGAGATGCGTTCGTTGGCGCTGAACATCAATCTGCCGACTGATGTTGTAGACATTGTTGGAACTGGCGGCGACCGCGCGAACACAGTGAATATCTCGACTATGGCAGCGATTGTCATCGCAGCCGCAGGACTGCCGGTTGTGAAGCATGGCAATCGTGCATCGACCTCGGCCTGCGGTAGCGCGGACGTTCTTGAAGAACTCGGCGTCAATCTTGAGCTTGAAATTCCCGAGATCGAAGACGTATTTGAAGAGACGGGAATAGCCTTCCTATTCGCCAACAAGTTTCACCCATCGATGCGTCATGCAGCCAGAGTGCGCCGAGAGCTGGCGTTTCCTACGGTTTTTAACGTGCTCGGTCCGTTGACTAACCCGGCGAAGCCACAGATTTCAGTGGTCGGAGTGGCCAAGGAGGGATTCGCGCCACTGGTGGCTGGTGTTTTTGCTGAAAGGGGCACCTCAGCGTATGTCTTCCGCGGGGCCGAGTTTGGGCTTGATGAGATGACAACGGCCGAACCAACTGAGATCTGGGAGGTGCGAAACGGCACCATTGAGCATCGAGTTGTGGACGTGACCGAAGTATTTGGTCTGCCCCGCGCTTCGATAACACAGCTACGCGGAGGAAAACCTGGGGAGAACGCCGCTATCGCGCGCCGCGTTCTTGCTGGTGAAGCGGGACCTGTTGCCGATGCTGTTGCGCTCAACACCTCGCTCGCGCTGATGGCCGCAGACACAGACCCGGCGGGTAGTTTTGAAGATCGGCTTGTTAAGGCAATGGGGGCAGCAACAGAGGTTCTGTCGTCTGGAGCAGCGACGCAGACGCTAGATCGCTGGGTTGCAGCGACTAACGCAAAGTAG
- a CDS encoding Lrp/AsnC ligand binding domain-containing protein — translation MVNAIVMINCSVDSIPEVAQQVADIEGVEEVYSVTGSVDLIALVRLGRYEELADIVSDRIAKIPGITSLATHLAFRTYSKSDLEEAFHLGLD, via the coding sequence ATGGTCAACGCCATCGTAATGATTAACTGCTCAGTCGATTCGATTCCAGAAGTAGCTCAGCAAGTCGCGGATATCGAGGGAGTCGAAGAGGTCTATTCGGTAACCGGTTCAGTTGATCTGATCGCTCTAGTGCGCCTTGGCCGGTACGAGGAACTGGCCGACATAGTGTCGGACAGGATTGCGAAAATTCCGGGCATAACTTCGCTTGCGACCCATCTCGCTTTTCGGACTTACTCAAAGAGTGACCTGGAAGAAGCCTTCCACCTGGGACTCGACTGA
- a CDS encoding lysophospholipid acyltransferase family protein yields MAFYQVLKGVGGPVLRGVYHPWIQGVENIPKEGAAILASNHNAVWDSIFLPALIEREVAFMGKADYFTGTGVKGWAVKNFMKAVGTIPVDRAGGKAAEAAMQAGLDRLRRGELFGIYPEGTRSPDGRLYRGKTGVARLSLESGAPVIPVAMIGTHAAQPIGQKIPNRSDIGVVIGKPLDFSRYRKLAKDRYVLRAITDEIMYNLMLLSGQEYVDLYAADVKAELAEMGEFEGPIPNSAKAPGGRPVPEVERPTKPVPEEPEVIATAEDTDIDGLSAVEVNLDPEES; encoded by the coding sequence ATGGCCTTTTACCAGGTGCTTAAGGGTGTCGGTGGTCCGGTCTTGCGCGGTGTTTATCACCCGTGGATCCAAGGGGTAGAGAATATCCCTAAAGAGGGAGCGGCGATCCTCGCTTCGAATCACAACGCCGTCTGGGACTCGATCTTCCTTCCGGCGCTCATTGAGCGCGAAGTCGCCTTTATGGGGAAGGCTGATTACTTCACTGGAACTGGCGTCAAGGGCTGGGCGGTTAAGAACTTTATGAAGGCCGTTGGGACCATCCCCGTTGATCGGGCTGGAGGTAAAGCTGCTGAGGCAGCCATGCAGGCGGGTCTGGATCGGTTGCGTCGAGGCGAGTTGTTCGGCATCTATCCGGAGGGTACCCGTAGTCCGGATGGGCGTCTGTACCGTGGCAAGACCGGAGTCGCTCGACTGTCACTTGAGTCAGGGGCTCCCGTCATTCCGGTGGCGATGATTGGGACGCACGCGGCTCAGCCGATCGGACAGAAGATTCCAAACCGCAGCGACATCGGTGTCGTGATCGGCAAACCACTTGACTTCTCTCGCTACCGAAAGCTGGCGAAAGACCGTTATGTTCTTCGAGCGATCACTGACGAGATCATGTATAACCTGATGCTTTTGTCAGGACAGGAATATGTCGACCTCTACGCTGCAGACGTAAAGGCGGAGCTAGCGGAGATGGGCGAGTTCGAAGGGCCGATCCCGAACAGTGCAAAGGCTCCTGGTGGCAGGCCCGTACCTGAAGTTGAGCGTCCAACGAAGCCGGTTCCAGAAGAACCGGAGGTGATAGCTACGGCCGAGGATACCGATATTGACGGTCTCTCGGCTGTCGAGGTCAACTTGGACCCGGAAGAGTCTTGA